Within Apostichopus japonicus isolate 1M-3 chromosome 23, ASM3797524v1, whole genome shotgun sequence, the genomic segment ttacatgcccgaggatctgtccgatacaatcgaaagcgttgccgcgggcgttctctgagcagtacagcaaatatatacgggaaaatagctttatgaaaaagaaaggtacactaggaTGTTCATACTATGGTCTTTACAAGACTATCATTGCTGTAACGCAGTCACACGTGCGTGTTTAACTATGTAGAGACGCTGTAAAAGTATGCACTGCACAGACGCACTTTTGTTGTACCCCTATCCAAACTTGCGATCACCCTACAATTGAACTGCAAATAGATAtacttcttctctctttttgtagggggggggggggggtgataaaCTTGCGATTATGGATTAAAAATCGTTACATTCATGTAGCTCGTTTATGCAAGTATATATTGGAGAACGACGGTAACAATTTTGTAGAGTAATTTGGCGGGAATAGGTCTTCGTAAGGAACCGCTTAATATATgttactctcttttttttcctgcCATGTTCTTCTGATAAAACCGTCTGTATACTAGTCATGGCAAATTGAAAATCTAGCTATTTGTAAAATTGGAATTAGCAATGTGTTACGTAAAGGGTACAGGCTGCAGGACTTCATGAACTTGCCTTCTGTAGTGGGACCAGTCCCACTGTTACTGGGAGGCGTTAATAGTGCTCTTTCATACACGTTCAGAAATGAACATTGGTCACTATTGCTAAATTACACTAGGATGTGTAGAAACTATGTAACACTTTAATCACCCTCTATTCTACAGTCTAGTTCAATAAATTATATTGATTGAATccttgttttcttgtttctttctttcttttattctctttaatttttttattctctgttgtttgttctatgtagagGCATTATCAGACAGAAATCCGTGCTCTTTCCGTGGTACCATTTTACTGCATAAACAAGCCAAAAAACTCGATCCGTGCACAGATTGTGTCTGTTTCAATGGAACCACGACATGCAACATTGAGTCTTGCCCCGCAGAACTGGGATGCGAGAGCAGCAAAGTTATTATCATTCCAGAAGAATGTTGTCCACAGTGTCCATATAGTAAGTATCATTTTATACCATGGCtgcattttttttctgatgttatattatgtttttcttcaaataaaacatttcccATTCCAAAGTTAGTTTTACCTTTAGAGTCAGCCTTCAGATataatataaagataaaaaACGCAGAGGATAATATCTATGATtgacatatatgtaaatatatgtaaatgacaatttatgcagAGCAAAATTACGCTATACATTATAAAAGTTCACATATGAGGCTTATTGTAACACGTGCAAAAGCCTGTACCACCGTCAAACCtaaaattaaaatcaaaagTGCCAAATGTCGaattatgtttttgatattaCAACATATTTAACATATAATATACGATGACGTTTGTTGTAACACGATGTGTAATATATGTAATTAACATATTGTTGTTATATTTGCAGTTAGTTTTAACGTACGTCGATAAATCAACAAAGACCAATCATTACATTATTAATAGTAACATAGTTTCCTTCTTAActatgtttcttttcttgtttttttgatACTTATACAGAAATGTTGGTAGCAGATACGCACATTCTACTCGACGAATCAATCAATTTCACAATTGGTGACACGGCAAAGATCAGATTTGGTTTAGATATTGAAGTTGACAGAAAACTGACATCGAGAACCGTTCGTGGTGAAAATCTTTGGAAACTAGGCGCTTGGATGAGTCCAAACGAAGATGGGTCGGGCCCGAAATTTTCTCACAATGAAAACGTGTTCACGGAATTAGATGCTGCTAAAGAATATTCGAAACCAGACTATCCACCTTGGGATTGGCAAAAGTTAAGGCACACGTTGATGTTCAGCGGAGGAACGTGTGAcgatttcaaatatttctgtgtCGAATTCGGAGAAGCGGACGATCCGCTACCGACATATGACCTTCCGTTTACTATGGGACCATTGTACGATGAACACGAACGACTGGTAGACTGTAAGCCGCTTGGTACCTGTGCCGGTGGTAAGTTTGCTGCCCAAGTATGGCCGCTCCCCTATAACGTTCTTTATAAaacttcaccccccccccaaaaaaaaaaaaaaagtgagaaTTGATCACTCTATTTGAAGAGTGAATTTTCCAACTCTCACCTAAAGGCTGGCTTTCACGCAAATATTGGTTTAATTTGCAAACGACTTCCTCAGTTTCCAATTGTGAGATATATCAccctcaaaaaaacaaaaaaaaaatgtattgaaaATACTATAATATAATTGgaacaatgaaaaaatattGTTACTTATTAGTCGGACCAATATGGCCTTTAGACAGTTATgggtaaaataaacaaagatatttaaaataatgTATACATAAACATCATCAAgttatgactatatatatatgaaactctATAAACATAATTAGACCCTTTTCAAAAACATTAGTTGTATAACTTGAGAGGGGTGGGGCATGAGGTGGGGGCACCACATTGACtttaaatgttatatattacTGTAACGAATTATGTTCTGAAATGATCACCATTGCTATTTGAGAACTTATATGCAAAATGgcgttttaaaaaaaaaaatttttgttcatttaatttgtacttaacATCACTCTTACACAAATTTCCTAACATTCTACACACTCCATTAACACCACGCTTTTGGTGTTACACCGAATTTCACATATGACGTCATGTTCCGTTTGTCATTTGTCACAgtcgttttgtttgttttctatgtatgtattgtttttttgaAAGGCCACCATTATCCTAAATAAGATttgtaattattaatattaatattgatatattgttattattattatttcatcagtcgattgttttcttaaaaattGAATCAATATTATGATTCATCGTATGCTTTGTTATAATTCTACTTCCGTTAAATTTCTATCTCTCCAAACTCAtgtgttcttgttcttgttcctttgattttcatattttcttttctttctataaAATGATATGTCTAATAGTGAAGAAGGAGCCCTCGATAGTCCGTGCCACTGCAAGTTTGGAAACCTCACCATGGCATCATGGCACCGTGGCACCGTGGCACCGTGGCACCATGGCACCGTGGCACCATGGTACCATGACACCACGGCACCATGACACCATGGCACCACAACACCATTGCACCATGACATTATGGCACCATGGCACCATGACACCATGGCACCATGACACCATGGCACTATGGCAATCAAATGTTACTACTGCTGCTGTAATGTTTTCGAAAAGAAATCTATACAGTAGTTCTTTTCTCTTTGtcatttatttgaaaaattagatttaaaaaaaaaacgagtaGATGGAAAATATCAGTAGCTAGACCTAACGGAACATCTGTTATGGCGCTGCTGTGGGGCTTATACATACTCCATTTATCGAGTTTCCTTTCGACATTTTTTGATGTACTTACTAGAGTATTCATAACAGCCATAAAAGAAATTTAAGTAACACaccagacaatatatatatatacaatatatacaccACAATATATAcaccacaatatatatattcatacaataaatatatacaccagacaatatatatagacaatatatatatatatatatattttgttctagTAAACGCTTGTGTGACCGAAGACGTTGACTGCGATGGCGACGTTGACGACGTTGACGACGTTGGCGACGCTGACGACGTTGGTGACGTTGAAGACGTTGACGACACAACCAGTTGACTAAGGCAAAGTATCACTTTCTTGTAATATTGGtttgatcagggagttgttatgatTTGATCTACGTGATATTTGATCATTTACAGCGACATGTGACACAGTTAGACATGGTTTTCTAAGCTACATATATAATCGGCATGTATGCAGATATTCATTTACGTCCATATCTTGTCAAGCTATTTTATCTCTCTctgttttgtctttctttataTATACTTGGACCGGAATCTCACATCATGACGTTGGATTACCAATCTAATATGAACCCGTTTCGATGTATACGTCGGTACCTTCTTCGTTCACAAGAGGACTTGTCAACAGATAAGTTATTTTATTCTTctatttctaaaaaaaaaaacgtgaaaaTAGTTGATACTTCTAAAATAGCAGGATGATTAGTTTTTTAAGAATTTCCATGCATGTTACGAATATATGaacatttttgattttttgtttctcTCATTGTTTTGGGTGTTTTTCTTACAAAGTATGAAATAGCTTGAAAAGTGATAATAAGGTCATCAAATAGGTACTGTGACAATATCGGTCGATATAACTTGATAAACGCCTCCATTTCAATTCAAGTAAATATTTTAGGCAAAATGAGAAGCAAATATTTAGATACCAAAATAATTCATAGGAGTTCATTTTAATGTATGAACCAACTTAAAGATGGACAAGATTACATCACTTGCATCTAAGATCATCCTGAGATCGGCAAAAATTGATAAGCAAATAGTGGGaactccacccacccccactTACACCCCTGTACGGCTATACTCCTGCGTTGAtgtccccccacccaccctctccTCCCCAAATCGGATActctggctacgggcctgcTTACGTCACTGTTCTTTTGTtctcttttcccccctcttgTTCTCGATCGCATTCTCGTCATCTTCGCTGGGTAACGCTGTTTTCCGTGACGCGTATGGAAGTAAGGAAGCCTGAAGTCATCACACATTGGTTCATTGTATATCTTGTGCGTGTATTGGAGAGATAACTACAGACAGACaacaactatatatacatatcgtCTTCTTATCATCTACAAGTGTCCAGCAGCCAAAGTTTGGTAGGTTAAACATGAAACACTGGGACAAATCATGTGATTCTATCAACCGGAAACATCTAGTTTGTTCACGCTGGAAGGACGCGTTGGAAAAATCTGTACAATTATTATGTTGATGATCGTAAAGAATTGTGaagttttaaaaataaaacagtaaaacaataaacaatggaacataaaaatattaaaacattccTTGATTTGGTTTACATCTATCATTAAAAAAGTGGACATTTTGTTGTGGATATATATTTGATCAGCTTGGGGCAATGCAGTCGGCCAAATATTTGAGCAGCTCGGAGCACTGCAGTCGGCTATATATTTGAGCAGCTTGGAGCACTGCAGTCGGCTATATATTTGAGCAGCTTGGAGCACTGCAGTAAGCTATATATTTGAGCAGCTAAGAGCACTGAGTCGGCTATATATTTGAGCAGCTTGGAACACTGCAGTCAGCTATATATTTGAACAGCTTGGAGCACTGCAGACGGCTATATATTTTGAGCAGCTTAGAGCATTGTAGACGGCTATATATTTTGAGCAGCTTGGAGCACTGCAGTCGGCTATATATTTTGAGCAGCTTGGAGCATTGCAGACGGCTATATAATTTGAGCAGCTTGGAGCACTACAGTCGGCTATATATTTTGAGCAGCTTGGAGCACTGCAGTCGGCTATAAGTTGCTCCAGATCTATTTCATTGTTAAAGAAGTATTATAGGTGTAAGTAAAGGCTGTACGGCCTCCACGGCTTGTGACGATTTTCAAAGTAAAATTTGTTTTGCATAAGTACGTTTGAATAAATTCATATTACGGTTGTACTATACGGTTAGCGAAGCGTAAAGGACGTTTGTAGCTGTTGTTCACGGGCCACCGCCTCCTTCCCATGCACCAGTCACATCTATGATTGTTGCTATTGCATTGAAGCTTTTATGAGGGTATGGTACCATCTGGACCATTCCCCTGTAAACCCCCCATACCCttttttcactttctttaaTTTTAGAAACGTATACCTTCGATCCTCTTGAAAGttgaaacaacaaaatgttgaggtaagaaataaataagaaaagcGGTGGTATGAAATGATATATTTCACAAGATTTAATCATATTACTTAGACTGATAACAAAGAACTTTTT encodes:
- the LOC139964512 gene encoding uncharacterized protein isoform X1; translated protein: MVSHRPHWLLAVVLLVGICWSFSGAQEDGSLSIPLSISSAGSSSEALSDRNPCSFRGTILLHKQAKKLDPCTDCVCFNGTTTCNIESCPAELGCESSKVIIIPEECCPQCPYKMLVADTHILLDESINFTIGDTAKIRFGLDIEVDRKLTSRTVRGENLWKLGAWMSPNEDGSGPKFSHNENVFTELDAAKEYSKPDYPPWDWQKLRHTLMFSGGTCDDFKYFCVEFGEADDPLPTYDLPFTMGPLYDEHERLVDCKPLGTCAGVKKEPSIVRATASLETSPWHHGTVAPWHRGTMAPWHHGTMTPRHHDTMAPQHHCTMTLWHHGTMTPWHHDTMALWQSNVTTAAVMFSKRNLYSSSFLFVIYLKN
- the LOC139964512 gene encoding uncharacterized protein isoform X2: MVSHRPHWLLAVVLLVGICWSFSGAQEDGSLSIPLSISSAGSSSEALSDRNPCSFRGTILLHKQAKKLDPCTDCVCFNGTTTCNIESCPAELGCESSKVIIIPEECCPQCPYKMLVADTHILLDESINFTIGDTAKIRFGLDIEVDRKLTSRTVRGENLWKLGAWMSPNEDGSGPKFSHNENVFTELDAAKEYSKPDYPPWDWQKLRHTLMFSGGTCDDFKYFCVEFGEADDPLPTYDLPFTMGPLYDEHERLVDCKPLGTCAGVNACVTEDVDCDGDVDDVDDVGDADDVGDVEDVDDTTS